The following are encoded together in the Pectobacterium punjabense genome:
- a CDS encoding D-2-hydroxyacid dehydrogenase translates to MTAILLLDSRADEIGPVLNHGAPELELMLSNGTAEQAASCPIWLGEPDTAAALLAQGAKPKWLQSTWAGFKPLLADGLPRDYRLSRAVGVFGQPIAEYVIAYMLRHELRLGERQISQEERRWDHRLPGSLADKNVLIVGAGEIGCEVASFLRPFGVELYGIVSTPRQRPDFKRIMNLAELPVAIPEADYVINLLPDTSATTDIYDARLFAAMKPSALFINVGRGSAVVDDDLRAALRDAQIAGAVLDVFRQEPLPDSHPFWNTPNITLTAHIAGPMVPGLMGRLFLDNLARFHADDVLRGEVDFSREY, encoded by the coding sequence ATGACCGCTATTCTGCTGCTGGACTCGCGTGCTGATGAAATCGGCCCTGTTTTAAATCATGGGGCACCGGAACTTGAGCTGATGCTGTCAAACGGTACGGCAGAGCAGGCCGCGAGCTGTCCGATTTGGTTGGGAGAACCAGACACCGCAGCGGCATTGCTTGCTCAGGGAGCCAAACCGAAATGGCTACAGTCTACCTGGGCAGGATTCAAGCCGCTGTTGGCCGATGGGTTACCGCGTGATTACCGTTTAAGCCGTGCCGTTGGGGTATTTGGGCAGCCGATAGCAGAATATGTGATTGCCTATATGCTCAGGCATGAGCTTCGTCTGGGGGAGCGGCAAATCAGTCAGGAAGAGCGGCGATGGGATCACCGCCTGCCGGGATCGCTGGCGGATAAAAACGTGCTGATCGTTGGTGCGGGAGAGATTGGCTGTGAAGTCGCAAGTTTTCTACGGCCTTTTGGTGTTGAGCTATATGGCATCGTCAGTACGCCAAGACAGCGGCCTGATTTTAAACGGATCATGAATTTGGCAGAGCTACCTGTCGCGATACCGGAGGCCGATTATGTCATCAACCTCCTTCCCGATACGTCGGCAACCACCGATATCTATGATGCCCGTCTGTTTGCCGCCATGAAGCCTTCTGCGCTGTTTATTAATGTCGGGCGCGGTAGTGCGGTAGTCGATGATGACCTACGGGCCGCGCTACGTGATGCGCAAATTGCAGGTGCGGTGCTGGATGTATTCAGACAAGAGCCGCTACCGGACAGTCATCCGTTCTGGAATACGCCGAATATAACATTGACGGCACATATTGCTGGGCCGATGGTGCCGGGGCTGATGGGGCGATTATTTCTGGATAATCTTGCTCGTTTTCATGCTGATGATGTACTGCGCGGAGAGGTGGATTTTAGTCGCGAGTATTGA